The following nucleotide sequence is from Bactrocera oleae isolate idBacOlea1 chromosome 2, idBacOlea1, whole genome shotgun sequence.
CACATAGTCCTTTCGGGAAGTCTGAGGATTTGCAGCGAAAGGGCGACGAGTTGCCAAAAGCACCAGTGCACCTAGACGGTTCGGAATACAATCGCATTTTAAGGGTGAATGTCATTTACTGGGCAATTTTACAAGAATTTCTATATACTTTTGTCTATTATACAATTCAATTGCAGTATAAAAGATCCTATGAGAATAACGATGTGATACGTGGTCCCTACAATGCCAATAAACACTCATCCTATGTTGAACTTGTTATTGTGGTTGacaataaattgtataaatcatTTGGGGAGAACTCGAAGAAAGTACATCAACATTGCAAGGACTTAGCTAATATAATCAATGCGGTAAGTTGATTAAATTTCAGAGACTGGTGAAATGAATATGGCGGTATTGATGCCGTTAGTTCATATTAAGTAtggcatacaattttttttccccTTGAAAATTTAACAGCTCGAAAATCTTTCAAATATAAatgattatataaaattatctcCCAATGAAATCATTTTTGAGGTTAGACAGTTTTAGAAGGCAATATAATTTATCATAGCCTTATAGAACATTTAATAGAATCATTATCCTTTTCAAAGGCTTGATACTGATTTCAAAACACTTGGCAATTAAAACTATTGGaatcttatatataaaagtCATAGCTACTTTCGAATAATAATTAAGCACAAGAACCATAGTGGGCGTACCTTTTATCTAAACCGTAGCTCGAACTTTCCGGTCAAAAACTagtaaatttgatttaaaaaagtcaaaatatgttCAGATCGAGAGGGCAAATTTAAAATGTACGGAACTTTTTTCcgcttaaaattttaactttttattaaaacaaaatgttcCCCAGTAACAGATTCTAGACGATACATCGTTAACCACAGAATAACTcaggtaaattttatatttcaaatttattagaTGAATGCCCTTCCgcccattttttaatatttaattactacCATGTTGCTTCTTAAAACAATTCTGAAATTCTGCTAAATACTGAAACTActgaaatacttttttaaactGAATGCACTGggctatattttttctttctactTTCCCTCAAGTTATACGTACCCTTGAATATCTTTGTCGCTCTGGTGGGTGTGGTGATCTGGAACGAGTACAATGAAATTGAGTTTTCTAGTGATGGGGACCTCACTCTACGGAAGTTCCTTAACTATCGGGAAACAAAACTGGTGCTGGACCATCCTAATGATAATGCGCAGTTGCTGACCAAAGAGCAATTTAGTGGCGGCGTCGTTGGTAATTAACAATTGCAACTGTAGTGACACTACATATGGacaaaaatatagtaattttcGTTTCGCATACAGGCAAAGCGTTGAAGGGTCCCATTTGCACGCACGAGTACTCGGGCGGCGTTTCGAACGAGCACAGCCAAGTTGTAGCCGTTGTGGCCACCACAATGGCGCACGAAATGGGCCACAACTTTGGCATGGAGCACGATTCGTCCGACTGTAAGTGTCAGGATGAGAAATGCATAATGTCCGCTTCGTCCACGTCTGTGGTGCCGGTGCATTGGAGCAGTTGTAGCATTGACCAGCTAAATATAGCCTTCTCGCGTGGCATGAACTATTGCCTTCGCAATAAACCCACCAAGCTGTTGGAGTCACCGCAATGCGGCAACGGTTTTGTGGAGCCCGGCGAACAGTGCGACTGTGGGCTGCCCAACTACTGTGAGAATACCTGCTGCGACCCGTATACTTGCATGCTGCACACAAACGCGTCTTGTGCCACTGGTGAATGCTGTGACTTGAGTACATGTCGTCCCAAAGCGGCCGGACAGGCGTGTCGTGTTGCCGAGAACGAATGTGATTTACCCGAATACTGTACCGGCGAGTCGGAGTACTGTCCAGCAGATGTGTTCAAACGTGACACCGAGGAGTGTGACAGTGGACAGGCTTATTGCTTCCAAGGCAATTGCCGTTCGCACTCGCAACAGTGTCGTATACTGTGGGGACCGACTGGCGAGAGCTCAGAGCATTGCTACAGCAAAAATGTTGAAGGCAAGCGTGGCGGTAATTGCGGCTACGATCGTATCAACAAACTATTTACACGGTGCGAGGATGAACACGTACGTTGCGGCATGTTGCATTGCCGCCATTTGAATGAACGGCTGGAATTCGGCATGGAATCGGCAGCGATGTTGTCGCATTCGTTCATCAATCATGAGGGCAATATAGTGCCGTGCCGCACAGCACTGGTCGATTTGGGGCTAGAAAGCACAGATCCTGGACTTACACCCAACGGCGCCAAATGTGGCGAAGACAAAATGTGTGTCAACCAAAAGTGCCTAACGATAGAGCGTGTACGAGACACGGGACTCGGCAAGCAGTGCCCAGATAATTGTAATGGCAATGGTGTATGCAATAGTTTGGGCAATTGCCACTGTCATGTGGGCTATACGGGCGCAACATGTCGCCTGCCAGGACCAGGCGGTTCAATCAACAGTGGACCAGCATCGTCGCCTACTAGTAAGTACAAGCTCTTAATTTTTCATAACTTGTGctcatacatttatatttattcgtTTCAATAGGTCACCAAGCTTTCCAGAACTTTATGTATATCTTCTTCTTCGGCGTGATACCGTTTATGGTGTTTATTATCTGGCTCTCTTACTATATACGCAACCGACGCTTCTTCATTGGCGGCAAGCTGgctgaaaatatgtatgtatccacGCCGCACAAGTCGGTGTGCTCATTTACCACTTCCACTAGCAATACAACTACTTCCTCCCATTCTTCCAATACTTCTTCTAACTTATCTTCTACTTCAACTGCATCTTGTATATCGTCTGCGAGCgcaactaaaaaactaaaaggcACAACACTAGGCTCCTGTGCTAAACGGAACCAACTCAAACACTCAAACACATTCAACACAAGCACACAAGCGAAACCGTACACTAGCACGaacacaacaactacaataacagAAAGTCAAAAACTAATCAGTCAAAGTGCATCCACTAATAATCTAGCGCGCATCCATAACAATTTGTATTTATCTAAGAGTAGAACTAATGAAGATTTCAATAGCATTAAATCCAATAATAAAATCGTATCGGTGGCGGAGATTAAAAAGAATTTCACACAAAATAGTCTAAGCAAAACCAAATCGGCAGCAACACCAACCAAAATACCAAACGTACCAGCTAGCAATGCTTCTGCAACCACACCAACAACCACACTAAAACGTAAACTGAAAACACCAACAACCCACAAACTCCCGACGAGAGCAAATCAACATCACCTGATGGATGCCGATAGCTCAAATAGTAACTCACTCGCTAACGGTCAGACTAACACTATGCGTCGCAAGCTAGAAATTACCGATATACGCTTGCAAGCAACGACAAATCCGCATGCGCTATGCGACGGCGCACAGTTTATAGCCAGTGATCGTAATAGGTGTGTCCAAAATTTAAGTAGCCAATACCAAAAAACCAACTAAACAAGGTTTTAGCCATTCGCTGGCGCTAATTGCAGGAAAGAAAAGTTGTTGATAAATAcgcaattatttgcaattatCTGTGCCGATATAGAATAACTGTTGCAGTCAGCATTTAAACTGAACATTTTGATGTTATTCTTTTACTTCAAAAACATAACCtccaaattaaatttgcagCGCATTGAacggttattaaaattttttgtcggCACAGAGTTGTTTGTGTAAATAAACATATTGAAATTGCtgacaaaaagaaaaaacaaattggttgctgttgctgctttgCAGCTGAACACTCTCCGCTTGAAAACCGTAATATTCGCATGAGCTATTCAATTCCTTACATTAATTATTtgcgaaattattttaaaatttactgaCCTTTCTTTCTTATTTCTTTCAAGCTCcggaaaattgtttaaatctgaaaaattaattatacttttacttttcaaGAAATCTAAGCATTTATTTTAGCATGTGGCGtaaagtatattaatatatttttttttatattttttggaatatttctACAACGATTCCTTCGACAATATAGTTAAAATAGGTCAATTAATAGACCAAAAACAATGGTCGCAAtcagaatataatttaaaaaacttaaggtGCATTTTGTGTCAGTCAAACAGAGATGATTAAAGCTCACTTTGAAAATgcatttctattattttctacTTATTAAACTTCTGAATCTgccttaattttataaaattattttctattactttattaatatttattttatgtctaTAAAATTTGTCTGTGAATTTAAGCATAActtttaagtatatgtatatgtatatgtagctttaaataaaatgtgatGTGGCATCAATTCATATTgctatttttcaaacttttatgtCCGACAAGCTTATCCTTATTGTGAGTGTCCTAAATAACATTTCTTAGATTGCATGACTGTAgcattttttgttaaaagcaaATTGGCTGTGGTGTTGgttaacatacaaacatacttttcGTTGACACTGTACACTTTTGCGATGATTTTTACAATTGGCTGTGGTATGTgtattttctatatatgtataacatttttttttatttttattttagactAACAATTAATTGCCTTGTACTAACTTATATAATAAGTAAAGTATAGAAGTTATAATAAACAATAACTTGAGAAACTCTAATATAATTGccaattgtaaatatgtactaacATAAccaacaaatatacaattatacaaaatataaagatttttatattcatCTCCCAATATTATCTATCTCACTGATATATGAAACCTTGTTATTTCCATCACTTATTACTTTTGTCGCTTTGTTCTCTTGTTTCAGTATCAAAGCGGCCAGCGCCAAGCAAGCACCCGCTCGCCCTGATCACGGTCCTCATGGTGGTGGTGTCGGTGGCAGCGGCGGACACAGTCTGCCCAAATCTACACCCAGCAGTACGGACGATATGAATTCTGCTTTGCTGAAATCCCCCAGCGACTCGAATGATACTTCTGTTGGCAATGGTATGTTTGGCAAATTCAAAGGCTTTACCCTCCGCCCTCTCAATGATAACACTTCACCGACCAACAACTTTAATGCACCCAATGTGGCTTATGTACAGCCCACAGTGCAGGACACAGCAACATTGAATGGAGGTGTACCACAACGCTCTGCGCCACCACCACCATTGGTCAAAGGTAAATCGGTGGATGCGGTGCAACCCACACGTTGGGCGCCACAGCCACCAGTGGGAGTTGCAACTGCACCAGCATTACCACCACCAAATCCCGGCTCGAATGCGCGCCCGATCATATCGATGCCGGTATTGGAGACCTCTACACTGACGCTGCCACTAAAGAGGTCGAGCGGTGAGTTGTCGCCCACGCCTTCCGCACCCCTACCACCTAGCAGCAGCAGTGCCAGTCAATCCGGTTCGTTACCGCGCCCCGCGCCACCTCCGCCGGTGCCTCTACATTCAGACCCTAAGCTAAATGTGAAACGCGATGGTACCATAAGGCGTATTGCATCTTTTCTGAAGAAGGAGGAGAGGGCACCATTGAAGGAAAAGACCTATATCGATCGCgagaagttaaaaaatattgagataTCAGCACCAATGCCAGTGGCGCCGCAAGGAGAATCATCCAATTCGGACTCAGAGACTACGCCTAAGGAGGAGGAAACCAAAAATTTAGTAAAGCGCGCACAGTCTATGCGTTCTCCAACCAAGAAAACCAACGTACAGACATTCGGTTCGATGCGTTACGCGCCAGGTAGTGCACGACCAAAGAGCGTAGCGGCAACTGCGGCGGCTTCCCGTCCTAAAAGTCCACCGCCACGCCCACCACCGCTAAAGAAAACCAATTCGACAACTTCCTCTGGCTACGCACTGCCTGTTGCCACTGCCAAATCTAACGTGGAGAATGCGTATGATGATTGTGAGTTTGTCGAACAGCCGCTGACCACTGTAGGTGAGTCGATTGAAGCGGATTCGCCCACTTCAACCGATAATATATACTCCGTCATTGACGAAATACCGCCCGCTGCACAAACTGTTAAACGAAGCGATTTCATCAATGAAAGCACTGACATGGGTCTGCTTGGTGAGATtgtgaatgaaattgaaaagcGCAATGGCGACTCAATCTACAGCGCGTCAACGCTGGTAAAAAACAAACCTCAATCAGCGGAAGAAGTAAAAAATACAGTCGCAGATGTGAAAACGAAAGCAAATGCCGCAAACAGTGTTAGCACAAATCATGACGCCAATGTATCAACGGAAGCAATGAAACCGTCTGCAACCGCAACTACAGTTACAGCGCAGACTGTGCCTACTTATTTACGCCCAGCGCCAGTGAACGCGCCTGTTGCGCGAGTAGCGCCAACACGTGCTGATCTCACGTCCTCCACAGCATTCTCTAGCTTTAAGCCCATTAGCTTAAGCGCAGCTACCACAGCAGTTGGTGTCGCAACCTCAACCAACAAGAACAATACAACTGCCGCCAATCGCCTCAGCGGCGGTAATAGCACCAGCACAAATGCTGCGACGACAAGAAATAGATCCTTCGGTAAAACACCTGCCGCTGCaaactcaacaacaacaacacggaCAACAAACAGCAGTAATAGCACGGCATTGCCGTCCGCCACAATCACAAAACCAAAACCGCTCTCTGCGAAACCCTCATTCAATAGTCAAAAGAAAGTGACGCCCGCGCCCATTGTTAGCGCTACAGCCGCGCGCTTAGCAGCTACCGGTACGCCGCGAACGGCGCCCACCGTAAAGTCAGGAAACATTGCTTCACTGACGCAACGCTTCGAAAAGGGTGCGACAACCAATGTGAGAAAGTAAAAAGAATGGTGCGTTCATTATTTTTCCTATGGCTGCTTTTTTGATGCATTTGCTCTGATTTCTTTCAAATGCTCCATAAAACACATACCAAACTGATATTTATTCTATGCGTGTATATTTACTAAGTTTGAATGTCTAAAgcgaagaaatattttcaaaatactaTTGTTCTATAAATAGGCACTGGGAGCTCGACCGAAGTGTTTTAAGGTTGTTTGCGCCATACTATAATTAATGCGATAATGTACAATAAATGCTATTGTAATGAAATTTAAACGAAGtatgcaaaatttataaaaattgagaCGAGAGATAAACTAAATCAATTCAAAAGTGATATTCATTCCTTGGCATATTGTAACGTCGAACTAATTCGTTGtagttgtatttatgtatgtatgtattgtatattgtacGGATATAGTGCACCTAAAGCTAtgctaaaatttcattttttaaattattttatgtagaACGAAATGTTTTTGACCCCAAATTTGTGTGTATTAGCTTTATGATAATAAATTGAATCGTTAGCTTaagttttgtaaataatattgttaattgaaataaacaTTGGCATACAAGCAtgggaatttttattttcaagaatCTCAAATAAGTAGAATAAGTGTAAGAAATGTATTAATGTGTTCCGCGagaagatattaaaatattttttaaagaaaaatattatttttctaccTTATCGCTTCcacttcatataatataaatgaagtaaGAAGAGTATTGAAAGCACTGCCTGTttaggaaaaaattattaattttataataccgACACAAAAATGTCTCTTTTTGGCCCCAAATTAGCATATTAAGAGTCCGGGAGCCTACACAATTTCTTACATGTAAACAACATCCATTACTTTCGTAATTTGCTTTTACATTGTGCCAAGTCTTCGGTTGAAGAAGTAATTTcacacataataaaaaatattaaaatgttgcgTTAGTTGCTGTATATTTTCCTTTTACTGAGTATTACTATCTTATTTTAAGAATCCACAACAATGAACTTTGGTAGCATTTTACCCTCCTTTCAACATCGACTATAATAACAGCTAATGCTGAAATGTGCTCAAAAAAGCTAACGGATctaatatctaatttttttatgttaatgtTAATAACAAACTGTTTTTTATATGTTCAACTAAAAAACGAAGCCAAAGAAATCATAAAGTGCACTGAGATTTCTTTCGCTGTTATAAATGTGCAAGTATATCAAATGAAAGCAGTAACTGCATTATTTATGTAAAGTAATATTAGTAAATTGAAAGAGTTTGTTGAAACTagacaaatattttcatattcacaACTTAATTGTCAATTGCGTGTACATTCAAAACAACCTAAaatgaaacacaaaaaaattttgttcgtttattccaaaaaaaagtaCCCCTTTAAACTCCTCCTATGCGTATAAAATGCGCATAGCttactaaattaataaaattatctgAATTTGCAAGCATTTTTGCAATTAAACTGCAATTAGATTAGAAATATGCAAAacttatgcacacacacatacgtacccATATACATACTTGACTATATCAAAACTAAATTAAGACACATTTCTTAATGTATGCATTTTGCTAGTAATTAAATGTCAATCTGAGTGTCTTGTGCgcattgaaaaattttgctttacatgcaaattgaaaaattgcaaaattaattatacatacaagcatacatatttaaattataatctaCTATTAGACTTAAAGTTAATGAATTGtgttatttaaagtaaaaaacgcaaatatagctatacaaaatataatacaaattataaatacttatgaaaagtgaaattgtatattaattataattagatACAACAAAAGTGATGACACAAATAAACTACTTTTTCATAAAACTTAATGTAACTAAATTGCGGCTCCTTTCATTTATTGAGTGTTATATTTATCTAGATGGTTAAAGTTGACACAACTTTTTAGCTTATTGTGTGGGGATAATAAGTATTTacgatttatatatgtatatatatacaaacgtgATGTTTAGTACATTTTGCGATGGACAttcaattaaatgaaatttagaaGCACTTTCTACTACATGTATTCATTGATCCGATGTTATATGATCGACTATTTCGACATCTCCATGTCGATTAAGGAGGTATCTATAATCCTATTacgatttacaattcaattcCTTTgagttgaagttttgaaatttgataTTATCGACATCAAAAGCCAAGAACTGCTAGATTAAAGAACATTATGTAGTTAATTATTAATAAGAAATGGAAAGCGGgcaaatttttacaaaagtagCTATAAAtacttcacaagtgcatttcttatagcaactacggtgctgaatttcgtgaaaatatcttgtcaaataaaaaagttttctaaacaaaaacttgatattgattgttcagtttatatgctatagtggtcagatatcggcggttccctAAAATCAACACCTTCTTGAGGAGAAGAGCGTTTGCAAAAATTGCAAATCGATAGCTCTAAAATTTAAGGACTAAGTAGTTCGGGTATACATACGGACAGacgggctaaatcgactcagttcgctGATAAAGGGTCTCCAATGTTTCATTTCACATAATGTTTAACAAAGCATGtccacaaatttaattaaaaatttgaacatATTGACCTATATAAACAGTTTAAAGTAAGTTGACCAACACATTAATTAAAATGTCGATCCATAATAGAGGTTGAGATTCTCTAATTCCAATACTATGATTTTCGATATCACCGTCATTATTAAAGGTTAATAGACAACTCGTTTGAACTTTTCGaagaatgctttgtgccactcaaatacttgtgttctcAGAATACTTCTGTAACATTTTCAAAACTCCGTTAccatgattccattggaaacaaaaaatttcaggcaaactcgttgttaaatGTTTTTCATGGTGTAAATCAAGGTGTAAGACACACTAACAATTAAACAAGCTACCTGTGCCaatgtagaaaaaaaatatttatcgattcggtttgcgcgcgcagAGTAAATGTACTCGTCTGGGTCAATTTTGATCTAAagtctaaataaaaattaaattctattttatCATTCATTCTCTCTttcgcaaaaataaataaattacattgaCTGAATTTTTCGTCTGaagtttatttacattttatttacctGTATAATCCCCACTTATTATTTgaattgcttttatttcaattcaacTGAGTCGTAAGCCTAGGGTATAATTTCCGCAAACTCACTTTCgattataaaaacaagaaaaaatttccaATTCGGTTGCACCataatttccatacaaaaacttgctttttatatctacaagtatatcgccttagtggtccgatctgaagaaTTTGTCCGGGGATTAAAACGTTGTCTTTTTTTATGCCAAACTTTATGAAGATATCCTGTCAAGTATAAAAGTTTTCCCTAGAAGTTCcctcaaaatttcagatcgaaatcTCAAAACCTAAATCGACACAAAAGTATTGTTCGCTAATAACTCTGGACGTGAATCTACACTCGGCGGTAGAACTTGGACAGCAGATATGTGTAAGCCTTCTGATTTATTATCTgaattatgacaaaactgagatgATTAtaacagattaggagtcagtcagtctgtaccgtagaggagacttaaatgtccttttctcttccatgaagtaatacttaatccggtGGTTCCGTGCGAGAAACAtgagttgggagtaggttaggtttagcggattaaagttcagCACAAAGGCTTCCGCTGCTTCCCcctactcaaaaaaaaaaataaataaaaaggcaaGATCGATTCAGATCGACACGATAGTCATTACATGAATACATTTTGTAATGTATCCGACGATTATTACTCGGTCTTACAAACTtcatataccttgttcaggctATAAGATCAACATTTGTTTCGGCATAACATAATTGCTCACAACTTACGAGATATTTTCTGTCTCACTTAAAATCGAAGATAACCTCTATGTTTGCCTTTCCATACTCTACTTTTATAACGCCTTTGAATTGTTTGATACTAAAAAATGCAACTCTTCAGGTTTGGCGGTTTGTGTCCTgactatataaataaagaacaGCTGTTTGACAAATGGTAAATAAAGGACCGGCACACTGCACGTTTTTGATTACTCAATTTATATCCATAGTGAAAATTACTGAATTAAATGTAgcaatttgtaacaaaatataatgtttATTAACAAATTGAACGCCGTGCGTCGTTACTGCGTACTAGTCAGCCACGATTTTTATGCAACAACGCCTATCTTTTATGTTAATGCTGGTTAGTATATCAAAAAGTTCTTAGCAGaagtaaaatattatcattGGATTTAAACCGCAGCGCCCCACATTGGACATCTTTATTCTGCTGTGATATCTGATGCAATGTGTCGCTACCAACATTTGAAACAACCTGAGCAATCAGTTCATCTTTGCACTGGCACTGATGAGCATGGCACAAAAATCCAACAAGCTGCAGCAACGCAAGATTTGCCAGTTAAACAATATTGTGACGACATTTCAGCACGGTACAGACATTTATTCCGAATGGCTGGTATAACCAACACAGACTTTATACGCACAACGGAAGAACGTCATAAGCAGGCTGTGTCCCACTTTTGGGTGTGTATTAGAAACTTTAATCTATATCAATAATCAATGAGATTGATTGACTTCCAGCGCACTCTGCACACACGTGGACACATTTACTCTGCAGCCTACAGTGGTTGGTACTGCGTTTCGGATGAGACTTTCCTTACAGATACCCAATTACGTTTAGACTCTGCGGCTGGTGCGCGCTTTTCGCTTGAATCTGGTCATCCTGTTGAATGGACTGAAGAAACTAATTATATGTTTCGTTTATCAGCCTTACAAGATGAGGTTCTCTACTGGGTTAAACAGGGTGGTCGCATACGTCCtgctaaatttgaaaaaattcttttagaTATGTTAAGTGAACCACTGCCAGACGTTTCTGTTTCACGTCCTGCAAATCGCGTGCATTGGGCTATTCCAGTTCCAGACGATCAATCACAAACGGTTTACGTGTGGTTGGATGCTCTCATAAATTATTTAACATCTGCTGGTTATCCTCATGAAAAAGTGAGTAAAGTGTATCCAAGGACCTATctttgtacatatacacatatgtatatattcatagcCTTAATTCTAACATATCtgcatttgctttttttttagtatCGAAGATGGTGGCCACCAAGCGTACAAGTGATCGGAAAGGATATTTTAAAGTTCCATGGCATATATTGGCCCGCATTTCTTATTGCTGCAGGTAACGGAACAATAATCGGGAATTTAGTGATACTATAATGATATCACAATTAGGAAATTATGtaactgtaaatattgaaaattgcaTCGGAGATCAatcaatataaatgatcagcatgacgagctgagtcgatttaaccatgtccgtttGTGCGTCCGCTTGTCGGTCTGCCCgtttatatatacgcgaactagtccttcagtttttgagacatcgatctgaaattttgcatacgatctcttctctccaagaagctgcccaTTTATCGGACAAtttaagcatatagctgccatacaaacgatcggaataaagtgcttgtctGGAAAGCTTTTTGacttgaagagatatcttcaaaaaatgtaGTTCgagttattatctaaggcaatgtTGTCAACATGGACTGCAAgaacagatcgattcggtaagaaggcaaAGCTCTGTTCTTCGTGAGATTAGAgaggtgtggtatatcatgagcttctaacCTAGtaaaactgttaatactaatcgctacagacaacaaatgatcaattcgAACCATACATTGTCGAAAAACGCATAGAATTGGCCAGAAGACACGACAAAGgaattttgttacacgacaattcaccagacttggcccATATACAATTTGCTTACATCGATACATGGGTGAGCAGCACTTCAATTCCTAAGCAGAAGTCGACAAATGGGTGTCTAGTTGGTTTGCTTCGAAAGGCAAACATTTCTATTcgcatggtatccacaaattgccaaaaaggtggccaaaatgtgtaaaaagcaatgatCATAATATATCTGCTATGTTGAGTTTTGACAACTTGTACCCTTGGCTCCAAAAGTCAAAGCTCTTAAAAACATAGTATTTAACCAATTAGATTATGTACCTATATCAAAGTTAGTTATTACTTTCAACGTTTTTCACAACATATTTACAGTTAATTATCCCACTTTGGCTTATATACTTAATTCGCTGCGATACTTAAGTTTTCAAGTTGTTGAGattattaaatgattttttcttGTAGGGTTGGAACCGCCACATCAGCTATTCGTACACTCCCACTGGACAGTAGATGGGCAAAAAATGTCGAAAAGTAAGCAAAATGTGGTTGATCCGGTTGCGGCAGCCAAAACTTACACAATGGAGGGCCTGCGCTACTTCCTGTTGCGTGAGGGTGTAGCCCACAGCGATGGCAGTAAGTAACAGTAACAGAttaccacatacatatttaaccgtacatatttacatttatgtacatatatatgtacttaaggAGTAGCGAAAGCACTTAGCGAAAATCAAAAGTGCTTAAAGTAGAAATGCAGGAAAGAACACAACTTAAGTATTTAGTAAGAAATTAGCGAATAAAATACTCAAATACACAGCAGAGAGCACTTTATGTACGAACAGTTGTAGTTTTTGCACGGGACCGCGGTCATGATGTTTATCctttcactttttgcttttttcgtaTGTGAACGGGTATttaacgaaaaagaaaaatgttcgTCCAAGTAAAAAGGTTTCGTGCAAGTTTAAAATATAGCAGATTAAAGCA
It contains:
- the MetRS-m gene encoding methionine--tRNA ligase, mitochondrial isoform X1 produces the protein MFINKLNAVRRYCVLVSHDFYATTPIFYVNAAPHIGHLYSAVISDAMCRYQHLKQPEQSVHLCTGTDEHGTKIQQAAATQDLPVKQYCDDISARYRHLFRMAGITNTDFIRTTEERHKQAVSHFWRTLHTRGHIYSAAYSGWYCVSDETFLTDTQLRLDSAAGARFSLESGHPVEWTEETNYMFRLSALQDEVLYWVKQGGRIRPAKFEKILLDMLSEPLPDVSVSRPANRVHWAIPVPDDQSQTVYVWLDALINYLTSAGYPHEKYRRWWPPSVQVIGKDILKFHGIYWPAFLIAAGLEPPHQLFVHSHWTVDGQKMSKSKQNVVDPVAAAKTYTMEGLRYFLLREGVAHSDGNFSNVKALRILNSELADTLGNLLSRVCAKSLNPQQVYPRLHAVQLADFLQMDSAKRLQDALQQIEARCAQHYADNNFYLVVDTVISTLHAANNFFETARPWELKRLVAAAAAGSEAADAVNVQNIENFERLETIIAMTMDTLRICGIVLQPIIPQLCGKLLDKLAVPPEQRFWRNLGECFATTAVTSLSSNETVTRSLAAHTGTMLFRRIQFDESELQADKTQVPPKMENTTKQKVGQKAVKSKKAA
- the MetRS-m gene encoding methionine--tRNA ligase, mitochondrial isoform X2, translated to MFINKLNAVRRYCVLVSHDFYATTPIFYVNAAPHIGHLYSAVISDAMCRYQHLKQPEQSVHLCTGTDEHGTKIQQAAATQDLPVKQYCDDISARYRHLFRMAGITNTDFIRTTEERHKQAVSHFWRTLHTRGHIYSAAYSGWYCVSDETFLTDTQLRLDSAAGARFSLESGHPVEWTEETNYMFRLSALQDEVLYWVKQGGRIRPAKFEKILLDMLSEPLPDVSVSRPANRVHWAIPVPDDQSQTVYVWLDALINYLTSAGYPHEKYRRWWPPSVQVIGKDILKFHGIYWPAFLIAAGLEPPHQLFVHSHWTVDGQKMSKSKQNVVDPVAAAKTYTMEGLRYFLLREGVAHSDGNFSNVKALRILNSELADTLGNLLSRVCAKSLNPQQVYPRLHAVQLADFLQMDSAKRLQDALQQIEARCAQHYADNNFYLVVDTVISTLHAANNFFETARPWELKRLVAAAAAGSEAADAVNVQNIENFERLETIIAMTMDTLRICGIVLQPIIPQLCGKLLDKLAVPPEQRFWRNLGECFATTAVTSLSSNETVTRSLAAHTGTMLFRRIQFDESELQADKTQVPPKMENTTKQKWPFM